In Rhizoctonia solani chromosome 7, complete sequence, one DNA window encodes the following:
- a CDS encoding Copia-like polyprotein/retrotransposon — protein sequence MEAEYMALSHACTQAMWLRQFFEELQYVADTPTLIVSDNLAALALSEESQFHGQSKHIDIRHHFMRDLIEKRKVATLYVPTKENLANAFTKALPAPQFSYLMQGIMGKPMSEG from the coding sequence ATGGAAGCGGAGTATATGGCGTTATCTCACGCATGTACTCAAGCTATGTGGCTCCGTCAATTTTTTGAGGAATTACAATACGTTGCTGACACACCAACATTAATCGTTTCAGACAACCTCGCTGCGCTCGCTCTGTCCGAAGAATCGCAATTCCATGGACAATCAAAACACATCGACATCCGACACCACTTCATGCGAGATCTCATAGAGAAACGCAAGGTAGCTACACTGTACGTACCAACTAAAGAAAACTTAGCCAACGCTTTTACTAAAGCGTTACCCGCACCACAGTTTAGTTATCTAATGCAAGGAATCATGGGCAAGCCGATGAGCGAAGGATAA
- a CDS encoding Helicase conserved C-terminal domain: MDNPRDISSSRIEEILKVHNVFLGLLSEYPRPSKPIKPFVALKVIEAWSCDLCYSYNPFFGTSTSRRDNHFRTKHAQNFQNREDHQSLVYTQTFCNGWSNNSYHFEVDETLVVDVASDAPYITRSATAEELCQIMKNRFTVASAPLSTGQTLKDTQPALYWTGWAAHVSDRNPEFLRLLIEYPAAATNNCQPDLLREIADEAKKVFLSEQELLDGRSGILRKLLVDTGKGTVVESYGQLLSRWVCFVLRLFQRQNAGDSDYVVTFTDRQKDVCTYALQWCHKHAKARKLGIRYIILRMARSFWAPEPLQESFAHLEKDQLDDPTTRFGCLLNLRLDGTFVSPSNMLHNLTMIKYIIRQMLLAWSVDRAIERSNSGDPVTAHFVLSSLGNALADDQLTPFAHICLATAHASRYARTTSFLPNVMWTSRTALSIDGSAVDFHDYQKMLKDRLDRLEELVHGSGGLLMDIPLADIGFTTTEQTHIHDEFSETRSGYSFLTDPKNPFSAMQFNLIDAIFKYRPGRLARGLHKSNDEKASITWDEKSVAEWLNIYDECTLELCTLIHAVGGQPACGVESCLLKLVNTPYRVRGVYAWRPGTLVFVLLYSKTTSMTGLDRVVAHAVPWRVGRLFLIINALARPLAGILVERSRGPLARIVQETSAFPIRGVEMTSTQLSDRLRTWFTQGLGVSLGIRAFRHFVIACQRKLMPEAFAPIQEAMAVVDTQSGHTSDTGNDVYAIDASEIHLLSPTSVIKSVYCSLRWAQILFPAGVLSNTETSEAVAADEVISSHSSTMRPSSISKSDITQAVLEALQDKALISQLSQHIGQHMVDTILATGKSIRVYNNSPPAARLVEPKHLVLLKRYQGDSNASWRSVSQGQALVHALARERSLLVILPTGGGKSVLFGCLPLIESGFTLVLFPFVALYKDQLHAAEERHNNLLRSDRQLGRSLRMVEWEPRLLLNENVGLVAVTVDTFVRPECQIWIDQNRRNLNRIVFDEVHVAVTQADFRPCMILLQALTRQGVPILGLSATIPPSMEDNLHESLGRPLFTVVREPTQRPNIEYHIARYSTEAEARIAFIRQVKHFQSLLLPGEGLLVICQTNKEVKDWARTFGAYGYCSALNQDFNEEATRNLLDWTSGRSQILVGTTAVGTGLNHKAVRGVFHWGPPYGPDDFQQGSGRGGRDDLPAVSITVHWDPRLPSIGNNYRGKPIIDYMLDEEECIQLTMSRWFDGENIAVSCSGGINFRDCFRCRSAHLRATHRDGIALAGPEEPPSTNQVRDPNLLILHEIPRDVCTNSIHPPRRNATLIGPSTSHEEASTSIQLKATSKQPETTQSITMILPPLLEPAAPIVIQPGKLQKHVNTQHPLSLEQHHFALMH; this comes from the exons ATGGATAACCCAAGGGATATATCTTCTTCTAGGATTGAGGAGATACTCAAGGTCCATAATGTTTTTCTGGGCTTA CTCTCTGAATACCCCCGCCCCAGCAAACCCATAAAACCATTTGTTGCTTTGAAGGTCATTGAGGCATGGAGTTGTGACTTGTGTTATTCCTACAACCCCTTCTTTGGTACTTCAACCAGTAGGCGTGACAATCATTTTCGTACAAAGCATGCCCAAAATTTCCAGAACCGAGAGGATCATCAAAGTTTGGTATACACGCAAACCTTCTGTAATGGATGGAGCAACAACAGCTACCATTTTGAGGTGGATGAGACGCTAGTTGTGGATGTTGCATCAGACGCCCCCTATATTACGAGGTCAGCAACAGCAGAAGAGCTTTGCCAAATCATGAAAAATCGTTTTACAGTGGCCTCGGCTCCTCTTTCCACTGGCCAAACACTCAAGGACACGCAACCTGCCTTGTACTGGACTGGGTGGGCAGCACATGTCTCTGATCGCAATCCAGAATTCCTTCGCTTGTTAATTGAATATCCAGCAGCTGCAACCAACAACTGTCAACCTGATTTACTCAGGGAGATTGCTGACGAAGCTAAGAAGGTTTTTCTCTCTGAACAAGAATTGCTTGATGGACGATCGGGGATCTTAAGAAAGCTACTTGTAGACACAGGCAAAGG AACAGTTGTTGAATCATATGGCCAGTTACTCAGCAGATGGGTTTGTTTTGTACTCCGGCTTTTTCAACGCCAGAACGCAGGAGACTCAGACTACGTGGTAACTTTCACTGATCGTCAAAAG GATGTATGTACATATGCATTGCAATGGTGTCACAAACATGCAAAGGCTAGAAAGCTAGGGATTCGATATATCATCCTTCGCATGGCTAGAAGTTTTTGGGCTCCCGAACCCTTGCAAGAGTCATTTGCCCACCTGGAGAAAGATCAACTGGATGACCCAACCACCCGCTTTGGATGCCTCTTGAATCTGCGGCTAGATGGGACATTTGTATCTCCTAGTAACATGTTGCACAACCTTACAATGATTAAATACATTATCAGACAAATGCTTTTGGCCTGGTCAGTGGACCGTGCTATTGAGCGGAGCAACAGTGGGGATCCCGTCACTGCTCATTT TGTACTCTCAAGTCTTGGAAATGCCTTGGCTGATGATCAACTCACTCCATTTGCTCATATCTGTTTAGCTACTGCTCATGCCTCTCGTTATGCAAGGACAACATCTTTCCTCCCCAACGTCATGTGGACTAGTCGTACTGCACTCTCTATTGATGGCTCTGCAGTAGACTTTCATGACTACCAGAAGATGCTCAAAGACCGCCTAGATCGCCTTGAAGAACTGGTTCATGGATCAGGGGGCTTACTGATGGATATACCTCTAGCTGATATAGGCTTTACTACGACTGAACAAACTCATATTCACGATGAATTTTCCGAGACACGTTCAGGATATTCCTTCCTCACGGATCCTAAAAATCCTTTTTCTGCAATGCAGTTCAATTTGATTGATGCCATTTTTAAGTATCGACCTGGACGCTTAGCACGCGGTTTGCACAAATCCAATGATGAAAAAGCTTCCATTACCTGGGATGAAAAGTCCGTAGCCGAATGGCTAAACATCTATGATGAATGTACTTTAGAACTTTGCACCTTGATACATGCTGTTGGCGGCCAGCCTGCTTGTGGTGTAGAGTCCTGTCTTCTTAAACTGGTCAATACACCTTATAGAGTTCGAGGGGTATATGCATGGCGCCCAGGTACCCttgtttttgttcttctctaTAGCAAGACCACCAGTATGACTGGTCTTGACCGAGTTGTTGCTCACGCAGTGCCCTGGCGAGTTGGTCGTCTCTTTTTAATCATTAATGCATTGGCACGCCCATTAGCTGGAATCTTAGTGGAGCGTTCGAGAGGTCCCTTAGCCCGTATTGTACAAGAGACTTCAGCCTTTCCCATACGTGGAGTTGAAATGACATCTACCCAACTGTCTGATCGTCTCCGCACTTGGTTTACTCAGGGGCTTGGAGTATCACTGGGAATTAGGGCCTTCCGCCATTTTGTCATTGCCTGTCAACGAAAACTCATGCCAGAGGCCTTTGCCCCAATCCAAGAAGCTATGGCTGTGGTAGATACCCAGTCAGGGCATACAAGTGATACAGGAAACGATGTCTACGCCATTGACGCGTCGGAAATCCACCTACTCTCTCCAACTTCGGTGATTAAAAGTGTTTACTGCTCACTTCGATGGGCTCAGATACTATTCCCTGCTGGTGTTCTTAGCAATACTGAAACAAGCGAGGCTGTTGCCGCAGATGAAGTCATAAGTTCACATTCATCCACTATGCGCCCGTCATCTATATCCAAATCCGATATCACCCAGGCCGTTCTTGAAGCGTTACAAGACAAGGCTCTCATTAGCCAATTATCTCAACATATTGGTCAGCACATGGTCGATACAATACTAGCCACTGGGAAGTCCATTCGAGTTTACAATAACTCTCCGCCTGCCGCAAGGCTAGTTGAACCCAAACACCTGGTCCTCCTAAAACGATATCAAGGCGATAGCAATGCGAGCTGGCGCTCTGTGAGTCAGGGGCAAGCGCTAGTTCATGCCCTTGCTCGTGAGCGCTCCTTGCTCGTGATTCTTCCCACGGGGGGTGGGAAATCAGTCCTTTTTGGCTGCCTCCCGCTTATTGAATCCGGCTTCACTTTGGTTCTTTTTCCATTTGTAGCATTGTACAAGGATCAGCTTCATGCCGCAGAGGAGCGTCACAACAACCTACTTCGCTCAGATAGACAACTAGGACGTAGTTTGCGAATGGTTGAGTGGGAACCCAGGTTACTCCTAAATGAGAATGTAGGGCTAGTGGCAGTCACAGTGGACACCTTTGTCCGCCCTGAATGCCAGATATGGATTGACCAAAACCGCAGAAACCTCAATCGCATTGTGTTTGACGAGGTCCATGTAGCAGTTACTCAAGCAGACTTTCGACCGTGTATGATCTTACTCCAGGCCCTGACACGACAAGGTGTTCCTATTCTTGGACTGTCTGCTACTATTCCTCCATCAATGGAAGACAATTTACATGAATCCCTGGGACGCCCATTGTTCACTGTAGTGCGTGAGCCAACACAACGCCCTAACATTGAGTACCACATAGCTCGTTACTCAACTGAGGCAGAGGCTCGAATTGCATTCATCAGACAGGTGAAACACTTTCAATCTCTTCTACTCCCAGGCGAAGGTCTTTTAGTTATATGTCAAACCAACAAAGAAGTTAAGGACTGGGCGCGTACCTTTGGAGCCTACGGCTACTGTAGCGCTCTTAATCAGGATTTTAATGAGGAAGCAACCCGAAATCTCTTAGACTGGACTTCTGGGAGGAGCCAAATCTTGGTTGGGACTACAGCAGTGGGCACTGGACTCAACCACAAGGCGGTGAGGGGCGTATTTCACTGGGGACCTCCCTACGGGCCTGATGACTTCCAGCAAGGATCGGGGCGTGGTGGCCGTGATGATCTCCCTGCGGTCTCTATTACAGTCCACTGGGATCCTCGCTTACCATCAATTGGTAATAATTACAGGGGTAAACCCATAATAGATTACATGCTGGATGAAGAGGAGTGCATTCAACTCACAATGTCCAGGTGGTTCGACGGGGAGAATATTGCAGTTTCGTGTTCTGGGGGAATCAACTTCCGTGATTGTTTCCGATGCCGCAGCGCTCATCTGAGGGCTACCCATAGAGATGGAATTGCTCTGGCGGGTCCAGAAGAGCCACCAAGTACAAATCAAGTTCGGGATCCAAACCTCCTGATTCTTCACGAGATACCACGTGACGTATGCACAAATTCAATCCACCCCCCAAGACGGAATGCCACCTTGATTGGACCGTCAACAAGCCATGAAGAAGCCTCCA CAAGCATACAACTGAAAGCAACATCTAAGCAGCCGGAAACAACTCAATCTATTACTATGATCTTGCCTCCGCTACTTGAGCCAGCGGCCCCTATTG TAATTCAACCCGGCAAACTGCAGAAGCACGTCAACACTCAGCATCCACTATCACTCGAGCAGCACCATTTTGCCTTGATGCACTAG
- a CDS encoding Retrovirus-related Pol polyprotein from transposon TNT 1-94, with translation MTPFESFWGKKPNVSTLRPWGSKCYVLDQTGDRSKLDAKAFQAIFVGISEVQGKSWRYYKSGLNRILHSRNITFPRVNTVSEEPGIDQDWGDTVAPPAEGEMTHADSAAERPKEPAGTGGVHTVSKEEKSDLNKPVDIKSEPKIEQKASNKPTKLTHNNVLKPYTTRSHSAMRINPSATTNALQQLNTLTSGTNNAGVQTRSRNPNVAPIKLDNVQGGITLKIRHPPMSGQSGSQPKNETANLLIEFSDVPITPSDPNSSDDTVPSAYNFFDSPSTVLPTDTGTPDLTYSMVTPTTPEPTIDKLCEQFEQLYLNEPSIPKQPNPTLASSGDMEPTWTFINNEPPTPTTNSPTVAEALSGPNAEEWWKAMAKEVSTLKRMGTYELTDLPPERKAMGNKWVLVLKHDENGTPIRHKARLVAQGFSQQPGIDFDKTFAPVVRLDSIRTLVSIANQYDWDIRQLNVNSAYLHAEVDEDLYMQQIPYFSDGTNKVLKLKRSIYGLKQAGRMWNKLYNTKLKAIGYTPCFTDACVYHRINNINGELCVSIIATHVDDSIVISSPNHSDITISELLRAFDMRDLGPIHHFLGIAFQRDRKNGIITLNQAAYINSLVDYAGLAEAYPADTPFSPTVQLT, from the coding sequence ATGACTCCATTCGAGTCATTTTGGGGCAAGAAACCGAATGTTAGTACATTAAGACCGTGGGGAAGTAAATGCTACGTACTAGATCAAACCGGAGATCGATCTAAGTTAGACGCGAAAGCATTCCAAGCGATATTCGTTGGAATATCGGAAGTACAAGGCAAAAGCTGGAGATACTACAAATCAGGACTGAACAGGATATTACACTCGAGGAACATTACCTTTCCGAGAGTAAACACGGTTAGTGAAGAACCCGGAATTGACCAGGATTGGGGAGATACAGTCGCTCCGCCcgctgagggggagatgactcATGCCGACAGCGCTGCGGAACGACCGAAAGAACCTGCTggaacagggggagtgcaTACAGTCAGCAAGGAAGAAAAGAGTGACTTGAACAAACCTGTAGATATAAAAAGTGAGCCTAAGATTGAACAAAAAGCATCCAACAAACCAACGAAACTCACTCACAATAATGTACTTAAACCTTATACTACTCGTTCTCACTCTGCTATGCGCATTAACCCTAGCGCGACTACGAATGCACTACAACAACTCAACACACTTACGTCCGGAACCAACAACGCAGGAGTCCAAACCCGCAGTCGGAATCCTAATGTTGCTCCCATCAAACTCGACAACGTGCAAGGAGGGATTACCCTCAAGATCCGGCACCCTCCCATGTCCGGTCAGTCAGGTTCTCAGCCAAAGAACGAAACTGCTAACCTTTTAATAGAGTTCTCCGATGTCCCTATCACGCCCAGCGACCCCAATAGCTCCGACGACACTGTACCTAGCGCATACAACTTCTTCGACAGTCCCTCCACCGTACTACCCACCGATACCGGCACCCCGGACCTTACCTACTCGATGGTCACCCCAACAACACCCGAACCAACCATCGACAAACTTTGCGAACAATTCGAACAGCTATACCTCAATGAACCATCGATCCCCAAACAGCCGAACCCCACCTTGGCGTCGTCCGGAGATATGGAACCAACGTGGACGTTCATCAACAATGAACCGCCGACGCCGACGACCAACAGTCCTACCGTTGCGGAGGCGCTATCCGGGCCAAACGCAGAGGAATGGTGGAAGGCGATGGCCAAGGAGGTCAGCACCCTCAAACGAATGGGAACGTACGAACTAACAGACTTACCACCCGAACGCAAGGCGATGGGGAACAAATGGGTCCTTGTACTCAAGCACGACGAGAACGGCACACCCATCCGACACAAGGCAAGACTTGTAGCCCAAGGATTTAGTCAGCAACCCGGCATTGATTTTGACAAGACATTCGCACCCGTCGTACGTCTTGATTCAATCCGTACGCTCGTATCAATCGCTAACCAGTACGATTGGGATATACGACAGCTCAATGTAAACTCGGCTTACCTACACGCCGAAGTTGACGAAGATTTATACATGCAGCAAATCCCTTATTTTAGCGACGGTACGAACAAAGTGTTAAAATTAAAGCGATCAATTTACGGACTGAAACAAGCAGGACGGATGTGGAATAAACTATACAACACAAAGCTGAAAGCAATCGGATACACACCATGCTTTACCGACGCATGTGTATACCACCGAATCAACAACATTAACGGTGAGCTGTGTGTGTCAATCATAGCTACACATGTTGACGATTCAATTGTCATATCATCGCCGAACCACTCTGATATTACAATATCCGAACTCTTGCGCGCATTTGACATGCGCGACCTCGGACCGATACATCACTTCCTTGGAATAGCATTCCAACGCGATCGTAAGAATGGCATCATCACACTCAACCAAGCAGCATATATTAACTCACTAGTTGATTATGCAGGCCTTGCAGAAGCTTACCCCGCCGACACTCCTTTTAGCCCGACCGTACAACTCACTTGA